DNA sequence from the Paenibacillus physcomitrellae genome:
GTTCCTTCGAAAGGCCAATTAAGCTGGAGATTAATGAAAGGAAACAGTAAAGAGGGGCGGAGGCGCCCTTTTTTTGTTTTTTATATGAGGATGCTCTTGCCTGGCAATAAAGTATTCGTATAATGGTTTACCATTGACAGATACTGTCGTTTGATCTACATTGCTTAAACATGCTATAAGTGTAGAAGTGTAGAAGTGTAGAAGTGTAGAAGCAGCAGAGACATGAGCAGGTTTATTTGTTTATTTTGTTAATTTTATTAATCGGGATAAAGCTTATCCTGTTATCTATAGAGAGGTTTTTGATATGGAAAATAATTTTTGGCACGATTTGCCGCGGCCATTTTTTATACTGGCGCCCATGGAAGATGTGACGGATGTAGTGTTTCGTCATGTGGTAAGTGAAGCTGCCAGACCGGATGTGTTTTTTACGGAGTTTGCGAATACAGAGAGTTACTGTCACCCGGAGGGGCACCACAGCGTGCGCGGGCGGTTGACTTTTACAGAAGATGAACAGCCGATTGTAGCCCATATCTGGGGGGATAAGCCGGAATATTTTCGTCAAATGAGCATCGGGATGGCCAAAGAGGGGTTTAAAGGGATCGACATCAATATGGGATGTCCTGTAGCGAATGTAGCGGAGAACGGAAAAGGAAGCGGTTTGATCTGCCGTCCCGAAACCGCAGCGGAAATCATCCAAGCCGCCAAAGCCGGGGGCCTGCCCGTCAGTGTAAAAACAAGGCTCGGCTTTACCGAAGTAGACGAATGGCGCGGCTGGTTAACCCACATTTTGAAACAGGATATTGTGAATCTGTCCATTCACCTGCGGACCCGGGAGGAAATGAGCAAAGTAGACGCTCACTGGGAACTGATTCCGGAGATTAAGAAACTTCGCGATGAAGTGGCTCCACATACACTTCTGACC
Encoded proteins:
- a CDS encoding tRNA dihydrouridine synthase, with product MENNFWHDLPRPFFILAPMEDVTDVVFRHVVSEAARPDVFFTEFANTESYCHPEGHHSVRGRLTFTEDEQPIVAHIWGDKPEYFRQMSIGMAKEGFKGIDINMGCPVANVAENGKGSGLICRPETAAEIIQAAKAGGLPVSVKTRLGFTEVDEWRGWLTHILKQDIVNLSIHLRTREEMSKVDAHWELIPEIKKLRDEVAPHTLLTINGDIPDRQTGLKLAEQYGVDGIMIGRGIFQNPFAFEKEAKEHSSEELLDLLRLHLDLHDQYSAEMRRSFSALVRFFKIYVRGFRGASELRNHLMNAKSTSEVRALLDEFGSREQYGVEEQ